The region CCGACAGGCGCGCGCCATTGTCACCGAGCCACTCGCCGAGGCCCTGAGGAAGGCTGCGGACGGTTTCAGCGAGGCAAGCGGTTTCCAGTGCGGCCCACATTTCTGGCTCGGTAATGCCCGGACGGGCCAGACGCAGATTATCCGCAACGGTGCCGGCAATCATCCCTGCATCCTGCGGGGCATAGGCAAACAGTGGACGTAAACCCGCCAGCCCCAGAGCGCGAACATCCTGTCCGTCCACGGCCAAACCTTCCGGCGCATCGCTGCGCAAGCCGATAAGCGTGCCCAGCAGGCGCGACTTGCCTGAGCCTGAAGGCCCGGCGATCAACAGGCGTCCGCCCGGGGGCACGGCATGGAACTGACCATCGATGGTGACAGCAATGCCCCGCCGACGAAGGGCAAAGCCGCATCGGTCTGGCGGGCGGGCAACATGGCGATGCTTTCCAGACGGGTGATGGCATCGTGCACCCGCAGGCGTTCCATGTCCGTCCGGGCCAGCGTCGACCAGTTTTCCGTCGTGGCCGCTGCGGCAAGGGCCGCCAGGGCCACCAGCGCCGCGCCGCCATCGGCCAGCGCCAGCACGCCCGCCACGGTCAAGGCTGCCAGCACCAATTGCGCCCCCTGGAGCATTACTTCGCCCCGGGCCAGCGCGCCGCGCGCCGTGTCGAGCGCACGAGTGTGCGGTTCGAGTGCGACGATGACCTGCGTGCCCAGCCCATAGACCGCGATCTCGCCGGAACAGGCAGCATAGCTCGCATAGTCGGCCTTGAGACGATTGAGCGCTGCGGCATGCTCTTGTCGGGGGTGCGCCAGCAGGCGCGGTGTCAGCATCCGCGAGGATAGCCGCATGGTCGCAAGCCCCGCAAGCAGCGTCAGCGCTGCCGGCCAGCCCGCCAGACTCGCCGCGATCAGGCCCGCTACTGCCCCTGCCAAGGCGCCTGGAACCGTGACCTTGCGCACCACGCTGTCCTCCAGCGCATCGACATCGGAGCCAAGGCGGGCCGCCATGTCGCCGCTTGACCGGGCCAGAGAAAGTGACGGATCGCTTGCCGCCAGCCGGGCAAACAGGGCAGGGCGCAAATCCGCCAGGGC is a window of Novosphingobium sp. THN1 DNA encoding:
- a CDS encoding ATP-binding cassette domain-containing protein, with amino-acid sequence MPPGGRLLIAGPSGSGKSRLLGTLIGLRSDAPEGLAVDGQDVRALGLAGLRPLFAYAPQDAGMIAGTVADNLRLARPGITEPEMWAALETACLAETVRSLPQGLGEWLGDNGARLSGGQRKRLALARALLAAKPWLVLDEPSEGLDPETELALCQRLSAWLDKTGTGLVLVSHRSGLHLLARQVVTLVPISA